In Erpetoichthys calabaricus chromosome 2, fErpCal1.3, whole genome shotgun sequence, a genomic segment contains:
- the LOC127526762 gene encoding sterile alpha motif domain-containing protein 3-like, translating to MLLRVKLAIDNIRKITLELPGTVKELHSMLKAMFNLQGDFVIQYEDPDFHNELCNLINITDLPKDKATLEIVFKCSDSCFSDSSLDTASGHSLTSDDAFTARLRSLPESFTIPFFSYDVEYRLKQGNEAYKIDGSVLSFSKDMKIDILDWLANAMYEFKAYPDGQQYESVAKALTEKHPCLKEPGSKYGWHQWKFRLKFKMANYRRKLSTAGCPEVSINRLKRRDEHSKLVKKKKKAKRLELNFLPTFPQGKTAAVLEEEWKALVEEMSKKKIDWNLVDKLMLSTFALWRWVIVEDAPLVSDVKSSWPALFTQSQVTAEFTRLLCKNLQASFMEGLDVYVPRLLQMYRENGAGIPELRSLLQCLEKEVQRE from the exons ATGCTACTTCGTGTCAAACTTGCCATAGATAACATTAGAAAGATCACTTTAGAGCTTCCAGGGACTGTAAAAGAGCTTCACTCAATGTTAAAGGCAATGTTTAACTTGCAAGGAGATTTTGTTATACAATATGAAGATCCTGACTTTCATAATGAGCTCTGTAATCTTATAAACATCACCGATCTCCCAAAGGATAAAGCAACCCTCGAAATAGTTTTCAAATGCTCAGACAGCTGCTTTTCTGACTCCTCTTTGGATACTGCTAGTGGGCATTCATTAACTTCGGATGATGCATTCACTGCTCGTTTAAGATCATTGCCGGAATCATTTACAATTCCGTTTTTTTCTTACGATGTCGAGTACAGGCTCAAACAAGGAAATGAAGCCTATAAAATAGACGGGTCTGTTCTGTCATTCAGCAAGGACATGAAGATAGACATTTTAGATTGGTTGGCAAATGCAATGTACGAGTTCAAGGCCTATCCTGATGGTCAACAATATGAGAGTGTAGCTAAAGCCCTAACTGAGAAGCATCCTTGTTTGAAGGAACCTGGCTCAAAGTATGGCTGGCATCAGTGGAAATTCAGGTTAAAGTTCAAGATGGCGAATTACCGGCGAAAGCTTTCTACAGCAGGTTGTCCAGAAGTGAGCATTAATAGACTGAAAAGAAGAGATGAGCACAGCAAACTggtcaaaaagaagaagaaggcgaAGAGATTGGAGTTAAACTTTCTACCCACTTTCCCACAAGGCAAGACAGCTGCGGTTCTCGAGGAGGAATGGAAAGCTCTAGTTGAggaaatgtcaaaaaagaaaattgactGGAATCTGGTGGACAAATTGATGTTGAGCACATTTGCATTATGGAGATGGGTTATTGTGGAGGATGCACCCCTTGTCTCTGATGTGAAAAGCAGCTGGCCAGCACTGTTTACACAAAGTCAA GTCACTGCAGAGTTCACTAGGCTGCTCTGCAAAAATCTTCAGGCATCATTCATGGAGGGACTGGATGTTTATGTACCAAGACTGTTACAAATGTATCGAGAAAATGGCGCTGGAATTCCTGAACTGAGGAGTCTTCTGCAGTGCCTTGAAAAGGAGGTACAAAGAGAATGA